From the genome of Gemmatimonadaceae bacterium:
GACGAATCGGATCGCCCGCGCCGCCGGGCCGGGCGCGACGCGGGCGCGCCGCCGCGTGATCAAAGGGGCGCGCTGGCTGCTGCTGCGGAACCGGCGCACCCTCGGGCGCGAGGACCGCATCCGGTTGCAGGATCTGCTCGCCGCGAATCGGCGGCTCTGGGTCGTGTACGTGCTCAAGGACGCCCTCAAGGCGTTGTGGGCCTACCGCTACCCTGGAGCCGCGCAGCGGGCGTGGCGCGACTGGTACGGCTGGGCCGTGCGCAGTCGCATTCCCGCGTTGATCGCGTTCGCCCGGAAACTCAAACCCAAGCTGCCCGGCATTCTCGCGCACTGCCGCTATCCCTTGCACACCGGGCTCCTCGAAGGGATGAACAACAAGATCAAGGTCATCAAACGCATGGCGTACGGCTTCCGCTATGATGCCTACTTCTTCCTCAAGAGTCGCGCGGCGTTCCCCGGAAATCCGTGAAGAACCCCAAAAAACGATCTGCGCCACGTGGGCCACGCACACCGCACCTGGTACGATCGGAAGATCCGCCGCGTACGCGATCTGCCGTGTGGCGACCTCCGGATCTATCTCGAGGTCGATCTGCGGCGCGTCGCCTGCCGGCGCTGTGGCGGTATGAAGCAGGAGCGGCTCGACTGGCTGGCGGCGAATCCGCACTACACGAGACGCTTCGCCCTGTACGTCGGGAAGCAGTGCCGGAGCGCGTCGATTAAGGAAGTGGCCGAGGATCTGCGCCTCGACTGGCACGCCGTGAAGGAGATGGACAAGCTCTACATGTACGAGCAACTCCAGCGCGCCCCCCGGCCGCGGCCAGGGATCATCGGTGTCGACGAGATCGCAATTCGCAAAGGGCACGTCTATCGGATTGTCGTCAGCGATCTGGAACGGGAGCTCCCGATCTGGTTTGGTGGCATCGACCGATCGGAAGAGAGCTTGGCCATGTTCTATGCCTTTCTCGGGACCCAACGCAGCGAGGGCATCCGGCTGGCCGTGATGGATATGTGGAAAGCCTTCCGCAAAGCGACCAGCGTGCATACCCCCCAGGCTACGATCCTCCATGACAAGTTCCACGTGCTGCGCCATTTGAACGAGGCGATGGACAAGGTGCGGAAGGCAGAGTACAAGCGCCTGACGAACCGTGCAGACCGGACGTACATCAAGGGGCAGAAGTACGTGTTGCTGTCGCGTCGGGCAAATCTCTCGCCCGAGCAACGGCAGCGGCTCAAGACGCTGCTCGCGGCGAACAAGCGACTGAATACTGCCTACGTGCTGAAGGAGCAATTCGGGCAGTTGTGGACCTATCGGCGGGAGGCCTGGGCTCGCCGGTTCTTCGAGCAGTGGCGCGCCTCACTCAAGTGGCAGCGGCTGCAGCCCTTTGAGGACTTCGCGGCCGTGATCGACCGGCACTGGGACGGGATCGCGATGTACTGCCGGCCAGAGAACAAGGTCTCCCTCGGGTTCGTCGAAGGGCTCAACAACAAGAGTCGCGCGATCCAACGCCGCGCGTACGGCCCCCGGGACGAGGACTATCTCCACCTCAAGATCCTGACCTTCAGGCTCCCGCCCCTTCCGCGCAGCGAAATCCCTCGAAATCACCCACACGAATCCCCGAAGACCCCTATTAGAGTCGCAGGAGAGAGCTGCCGAACAATCGTTTGCAGCGGACGGCCCGCTTGGCGGTCCGCCG
Proteins encoded in this window:
- a CDS encoding ISL3 family transposase, with the protein product MGHAHRTWYDRKIRRVRDLPCGDLRIYLEVDLRRVACRRCGGMKQERLDWLAANPHYTRRFALYVGKQCRSASIKEVAEDLRLDWHAVKEMDKLYMYEQLQRAPRPRPGIIGVDEIAIRKGHVYRIVVSDLERELPIWFGGIDRSEESLAMFYAFLGTQRSEGIRLAVMDMWKAFRKATSVHTPQATILHDKFHVLRHLNEAMDKVRKAEYKRLTNRADRTYIKGQKYVLLSRRANLSPEQRQRLKTLLAANKRLNTAYVLKEQFGQLWTYRREAWARRFFEQWRASLKWQRLQPFEDFAAVIDRHWDGIAMYCRPENKVSLGFVEGLNNKSRAIQRRAYGPRDEDYLHLKILTFRLPPLPRSEIPRNHPHESPKTPIRVAGESCRTIVCSGRPAWRSAAEPQRSGCRKSLFWSTLRRTITRVSDAEWERRRREVSGRSLGRCP